In one window of Deltaproteobacteria bacterium DNA:
- a CDS encoding glucose 1-dehydrogenase: protein MKLENKVAIVTGGASGIGKAMATMFSKEGASVVIGDLNEKAASEVVESIEADGGKAIAVIGDCCTPEGADKLVAAATSAYGRLDILCNNAGVLDGLTPAAEVTDELWDKVIAVNLTGPMMLSRRALAIMLEQGSGTILNTSSVASVSAGRGGTAYTASKHGVNGLTKSIAFYYGDKGIRCNAIAPGSIMTPMAMGKMPNQMGMEKMAPYLPMIQRYGQPEEVANAALFLVSDESKYINGSILTIDNGWALG, encoded by the coding sequence ATGAAACTCGAAAATAAAGTCGCAATTGTTACGGGAGGAGCATCCGGCATTGGGAAAGCCATGGCCACGATGTTCTCCAAAGAAGGTGCCAGTGTTGTTATCGGTGACCTGAATGAAAAGGCAGCCAGCGAGGTTGTAGAATCCATCGAGGCCGACGGCGGTAAAGCAATTGCAGTTATTGGAGACTGTTGTACGCCAGAGGGTGCCGACAAGCTTGTTGCTGCAGCTACTTCTGCTTATGGGCGTTTAGATATTCTCTGTAACAACGCAGGGGTCTTAGATGGCCTAACACCTGCTGCGGAGGTCACGGATGAACTTTGGGACAAAGTAATAGCCGTGAACCTTACGGGGCCCATGATGTTATCTCGACGAGCTCTTGCCATCATGCTTGAGCAAGGAAGTGGTACCATTTTAAATACATCCAGCGTGGCGTCAGTGAGTGCTGGACGAGGAGGCACTGCTTATACAGCCTCTAAACATGGTGTGAACGGGCTTACAAAATCAATCGCCTTTTATTACGGCGATAAGGGCATTCGCTGCAATGCAATTGCACCAGGTTCAATCATGACACCCATGGCTATGGGGAAGATGCCAAATCAAATGGGTATGGAGAAAATGGCTCCCTATCTTCCAATGATTCAACGGTACGGCCAACCTGAAGAAGTAGCCAATGCTGCTCTTTTCCTCGTTTCCGATGAGAGTAAGTACATCAATGGTTCGATACTCACCATTGATAACGGTTGGGCATTGGGCTGA
- a CDS encoding acyl-CoA synthetase yields MEFNIATLMESIADVIPDNEAVVSGDVRLTYKQLDERANRFAHVLQQKGIGSGDHVGLYLFNGHEFLEAMLGTLKVRAVPININYRYVEDELLYLFNDADLKSLVFQREYAGRVAAIAEKVPTLEQYIYVDDPTGAKVELMNGIEATEYEAALGEVTDTRDFEERSGDDIFIVYTGGTTGMPKGVMWRHEDLFFAGLQGGNPGGEHHQKAEELSARIASGDSLSMNFLPAAPFIHGAAQWTAIIGWFGAGKIIVVPGPSFDPPRVLAAIEKEGVNTITLVGDAMSRPFSDEVKNGDYDTSSLMVIVSAGAILSDSVKSEMQELVPEAMILNNFGATETGHQGASFENSATGRPTFAMHDGNVVIDEDHNPIEPGSDKIGFLARKGRLPVGYYKDPVKTAKTFIEIKGERWVVTGDMAMVEEDGLITIQGRGAVCINTGGEKVFPEEVEESLKAHPAVMDAVVVGVPDEKWGQRVAAVIQPREGMSVNSDDLLSFCRTKVAGYKVPREYFSVETVLRHPSGKPDYRWAKDIATGEAQA; encoded by the coding sequence ATGGAATTCAATATTGCAACGTTGATGGAATCGATTGCCGATGTCATCCCAGATAATGAAGCTGTAGTGAGTGGGGATGTACGGCTTACCTATAAGCAGTTGGACGAGAGAGCCAACCGGTTCGCCCATGTGCTTCAGCAAAAAGGCATTGGTTCAGGTGACCATGTTGGACTGTATTTATTCAACGGCCATGAGTTTCTCGAGGCGATGCTGGGAACCCTTAAGGTGCGAGCGGTTCCGATTAATATCAACTACCGTTACGTAGAGGATGAGCTGCTTTATCTGTTTAACGATGCAGACTTGAAGTCCTTGGTCTTTCAGCGGGAATACGCAGGCCGCGTTGCTGCGATTGCTGAAAAAGTGCCAACTCTTGAACAATATATTTACGTTGATGATCCCACGGGTGCAAAAGTCGAGCTCATGAATGGCATCGAAGCAACGGAGTACGAAGCCGCGTTGGGCGAGGTCACCGATACGCGTGATTTCGAAGAGCGAAGCGGTGATGATATTTTTATCGTCTATACCGGCGGCACGACAGGCATGCCCAAAGGTGTGATGTGGCGTCACGAGGACCTTTTCTTTGCGGGCTTACAAGGCGGGAACCCTGGCGGTGAACATCACCAAAAGGCAGAGGAACTCTCCGCTCGAATTGCCTCTGGCGACTCGTTGTCGATGAATTTTTTACCAGCTGCTCCTTTTATTCATGGTGCAGCACAATGGACAGCCATCATTGGTTGGTTTGGGGCCGGGAAAATTATTGTGGTTCCGGGACCAAGTTTTGATCCTCCACGTGTGCTTGCAGCCATCGAAAAAGAGGGTGTGAATACCATTACGTTGGTTGGTGATGCGATGTCTCGGCCGTTTAGCGATGAAGTTAAAAACGGTGATTACGATACATCTTCTCTGATGGTTATTGTTTCAGCAGGCGCGATTTTATCCGACAGTGTTAAAAGCGAAATGCAAGAGCTTGTACCTGAAGCGATGATTCTCAATAACTTTGGCGCCACTGAGACCGGTCACCAGGGTGCATCCTTTGAAAACAGCGCAACGGGCCGTCCCACTTTTGCGATGCATGATGGCAATGTTGTGATTGACGAAGATCATAACCCCATCGAGCCAGGCTCCGATAAGATTGGTTTTCTAGCACGCAAAGGCCGTTTACCTGTTGGCTACTACAAGGATCCCGTCAAAACAGCCAAGACCTTTATTGAGATCAAGGGAGAGCGCTGGGTTGTCACGGGTGACATGGCGATGGTGGAAGAGGATGGCTTGATTACCATCCAGGGGCGCGGGGCTGTTTGTATCAATACCGGCGGTGAGAAAGTATTTCCGGAAGAAGTTGAGGAAAGCCTTAAGGCACACCCGGCGGTCATGGACGCCGTTGTTGTTGGAGTGCCCGATGAAAAATGGGGTCAGCGCGTGGCTGCAGTCATTCAGCCGCGAGAAGGAATGAGCGTCAACAGCGATGACTTACTCAGTTTCTGCCGCACGAAGGTAGCAGGCTACAAAGTGCCACGTGAGTATTTTTCAGTTGAGACTGTTCTTCGTCACCCGAGTGGGAAGCCAGATTATCGATGGGCCAAAGATATCGCCACGGGCGAAGCACAAGCTTAA
- a CDS encoding PaaI family thioesterase, translated as MFTEVEDKAVTEAADTVERLAEKLGAKLGPTFFDTVKSGNWEHDGGIYADRNFMLGVCNPLAPPMVVREEGDKVLGVVTLSYAYEGPPGAAHGGIVAALIDQIFGSLMVRTGVPSMTGKLSVRYHKPTPLNKELQLEGWVKEEQGKSVFCEAQLRSDNQLIASADCLMVKVNNTSLRALFEQIRKDSV; from the coding sequence ATGTTTACGGAAGTAGAGGATAAAGCGGTTACAGAAGCTGCAGATACCGTGGAGCGTTTGGCTGAGAAGCTTGGTGCCAAGCTTGGACCGACTTTTTTCGATACCGTCAAAAGTGGTAATTGGGAACACGACGGCGGTATTTATGCTGACCGTAATTTCATGCTGGGTGTCTGTAATCCTCTGGCACCGCCGATGGTAGTGCGGGAAGAGGGCGACAAAGTCCTTGGCGTGGTGACACTAAGCTATGCCTATGAGGGCCCGCCGGGAGCGGCACACGGCGGTATTGTAGCCGCGTTGATTGACCAAATTTTTGGTTCACTGATGGTACGTACCGGAGTTCCAAGTATGACCGGTAAGCTTAGTGTCCGATATCATAAGCCAACCCCGCTTAATAAAGAACTCCAGCTTGAAGGCTGGGTAAAAGAAGAGCAGGGAAAAAGCGTTTTTTGTGAGGCTCAGCTTCGCAGCGACAATCAACTGATCGCAAGCGCTGATTGTTTGATGGTGAAAGTAAACAACACGTCTCTTAGAGCGCTCT